The Sporosarcina ureae genome includes a region encoding these proteins:
- a CDS encoding cold-shock protein, with the protein MKQGTVKWFNSEKGFGFIEVDGEEDIFVHFSAIQGEGFKSLDEGQQVEFEVVEGNRGLQAANVVKI; encoded by the coding sequence ATGAAACAAGGTACAGTGAAATGGTTTAACTCAGAAAAGGGCTTCGGTTTTATCGAAGTTGATGGAGAAGAAGACATCTTTGTACACTTCTCTGCAATCCAAGGCGAAGGATTCAAATCTCTTGACGAAGGTCAGCAGGTTGAATTTGAAGTAGTCGAAGGTAACCGTGGTCTACAAGCAGCTAACGTTGTTAAAATCTAA